The Triticum dicoccoides isolate Atlit2015 ecotype Zavitan chromosome 6A, WEW_v2.0, whole genome shotgun sequence genome has a window encoding:
- the LOC119317469 gene encoding uncharacterized protein LOC119317469 isoform X3: MRTLEGEGSAAAFHGRRLLVAAGGTSRRAATSSFSHVPGHERHKGLRSRGRCQGRGAGDSQADAYHQQPLRPRATSRCWCPASICSPRSLPHVRYCAQVYGEDTNLGVQLLACMCKEFRTCRLFCVCDYKVLEIQSDCRKRYISSYALRVINSSFFFCWVVGGLFWDVSPNLGKTLSSLFGGAPG, translated from the exons ATGCGGACGCTCGAGGGCGAGGGAAGCGCCGCCGCTTTTCATGGGCGCCGGTTGCTGGTGGCGGCGGGAGGGACGAGCAGGCGTGCGGCAACCTCAAGCTTCTCCCATGTGCCTGGACACGAGCGGCACAAGGGGTTGAGGAGCAGGGGGCGATGCCAAGGGCGTGGAGCAGGGGATTCACAAGCAGATGCATATCATCAGCAACCCCTGAGACCTCGTGCAACATCAAGATGCTGGTGTCCTGCCTCCATTTGTTCGCCACGGTCGCTGCCTCATGTCAG GTATTGCGCGCAGGTATATGGCGAGGACACAAATTTGGGTGTCCAGCTCCTTGCCTGCATGTGCAAAGAATTCAGAACCTGCAG ATTATTTTGTGTATGTGACTACAAGGTGTTGGAAATCCAATCAGACTGTAGGAAAAGATATATTTCTTCTTATGCTCTTCGTGTAATCAATAGTTCTTTTTTCTTCTGCTGGGTAGTTGGGGGTTTGTTTTGGGATGTTTCACCAAACTTAGGGAAGACCTTGTCAAGCTTATTTGGGGGGGCACCAGGGTGA